In one window of Nitrospiraceae bacterium DNA:
- a CDS encoding glycosyltransferase family 4 protein, which translates to MKILVISAAYPPMHAGEATNTYHLCKKLAQRGVEVHVLTSRDNVGLGDSEIHVHPVMRDWDWAEMLRLRTELKSCSPDAVFIMYIGLMYHYHPMVTFAPTLCKRIWPHIPVVTRYESAFVGADPSRWGLLSRAFRKFMVRWAGGKDVAYSSGTLLRDSDAVVALCERHQSMMVEEWPPVRSKTALIPPPPNLRIAPNVNDEARVKGRAKLGLSSDNFVVSFFGYLYPIKGVDTLLRAFAKVASQRPQARLLFIGGKVGLDVAGGSSYFEEMQALAKELGIEGKTIWTGAFKSEEEEASQYLYASDACVLPFLEGVQLNNSSFASIMAHGLPTIVTRGPMMDTVFLDGGNVLTCEPRDVEAVAGHLLNLMDDREMRSRLTAGAIRFAEEWFSWETATTRTLELLSKKSVGMAA; encoded by the coding sequence ATGAAAATTCTTGTTATTTCTGCGGCATATCCGCCCATGCATGCCGGCGAGGCCACCAACACCTACCATTTGTGCAAGAAGCTGGCACAACGTGGGGTTGAGGTGCATGTCCTTACCTCCAGGGACAATGTGGGGCTGGGCGATTCAGAGATTCATGTGCATCCGGTTATGCGAGATTGGGATTGGGCTGAGATGCTTCGCTTGCGGACAGAACTTAAGTCCTGTTCGCCTGATGCCGTATTCATCATGTATATCGGCTTGATGTATCACTATCACCCGATGGTGACCTTCGCTCCAACTCTTTGCAAACGAATCTGGCCGCATATTCCGGTTGTGACTCGGTATGAAAGTGCATTTGTCGGAGCGGATCCATCTAGGTGGGGGCTCCTCTCGCGAGCATTTAGAAAGTTCATGGTCCGATGGGCCGGCGGAAAGGATGTCGCCTACAGTTCGGGCACTTTGCTTCGGGATAGTGATGCAGTGGTGGCTCTCTGCGAACGCCATCAATCAATGATGGTGGAAGAATGGCCCCCCGTCAGGAGTAAGACCGCTTTGATTCCTCCTCCGCCGAACCTTCGTATTGCGCCCAACGTGAACGACGAGGCAAGAGTGAAGGGGCGGGCTAAGCTAGGTCTGTCCTCTGACAACTTCGTGGTAAGTTTCTTTGGGTATCTCTATCCGATCAAGGGTGTTGATACCTTGCTGCGTGCGTTCGCTAAAGTCGCCTCACAACGGCCTCAGGCAAGATTGCTATTCATTGGCGGAAAAGTTGGTCTGGACGTGGCCGGAGGCTCGTCTTATTTCGAGGAAATGCAAGCTCTGGCCAAAGAATTAGGCATCGAGGGAAAAACCATCTGGACCGGGGCCTTCAAGTCTGAAGAGGAGGAAGCCTCGCAATACCTCTACGCTTCGGATGCGTGTGTGCTCCCGTTTCTGGAGGGGGTGCAGCTGAACAATAGCTCATTTGCTTCAATTATGGCGCATGGCTTGCCCACGATTGTTACACGCGGCCCCATGATGGACACGGTTTTTCTGGACGGCGGAAATGTGCTCACGTGCGAACCTCGAGACGTTGAAGCTGTCGCCGGCCATCTCCTCAACCTCATGGATGATCGCGAGATGAGATCTCGATTGACGGCGGGCGCAATACGATTTGCCGAGGAATGGTTTTCGTGGGAAACGGCAACGACACGTACGCTGGAACTTCTGTCTAAGAAATCTGTCGGCATGGCTGCTTGA
- a CDS encoding glycosyltransferase family 4 protein — translation MNILLVTPWRPSTTGGISTVIASLGTEFEKLGHRVAVFVTDENNVVRQIESLQTIPVYGMYLRCPISREFPLLGFAKWLFAFPFTIWQLVRLVTQLQTDAIIVQYPLPNMFYFGLLTRLSGVRLVVTYNGNDAHDLGEWHRWERALVGFLLREADIVFGVSRTLLAKVQQAFPWFQTKRQSLMPNGAPLALIERVQPTQTEKLGHQEFALTAGHLIRRKGIDVIISALKLAKDAGVRVQMMIAGDGPEREALIWQAQELDVAGQIKFLGNRSQEEVLSLMKASAFFVLASRAEGMPLVVAEAMACGTAVVATEVDGIPDMVQQGSTGLLVPSEDPQALARAMVDLATQPSHRQELAARGKDWALKQYNWTVIAQRYLEHLRA, via the coding sequence ATGAATATTCTTTTGGTTACACCATGGCGACCCTCGACGACCGGTGGAATCAGCACCGTCATCGCCAGCCTCGGCACTGAATTTGAGAAACTCGGACACAGGGTAGCAGTCTTTGTGACTGACGAGAACAACGTTGTGAGGCAGATAGAATCACTGCAAACTATTCCGGTCTATGGAATGTATCTCAGGTGCCCTATTTCAAGGGAGTTCCCGCTGCTCGGGTTTGCGAAGTGGCTGTTTGCGTTCCCGTTTACCATATGGCAGTTGGTCCGGTTGGTGACGCAACTTCAGACGGACGCGATCATTGTTCAGTACCCGCTGCCGAATATGTTTTACTTCGGTTTGCTCACACGATTGTCTGGGGTGCGCCTTGTAGTGACCTACAACGGTAACGATGCACATGATTTGGGAGAATGGCATCGATGGGAACGAGCTTTGGTGGGATTCCTGCTTCGCGAGGCCGACATCGTGTTCGGAGTGTCTAGGACGCTGTTGGCGAAGGTGCAGCAAGCATTTCCTTGGTTCCAGACAAAGAGACAGTCCCTCATGCCAAATGGCGCCCCGCTTGCCCTAATTGAGCGGGTACAGCCTACGCAGACCGAGAAGCTGGGCCATCAGGAGTTCGCCTTGACGGCTGGTCATTTGATTCGCAGAAAAGGCATTGATGTCATCATTTCTGCCCTGAAGCTTGCCAAGGATGCCGGAGTACGAGTTCAGATGATGATTGCTGGAGATGGACCAGAGCGCGAGGCTTTGATCTGGCAAGCGCAAGAATTGGACGTTGCCGGCCAAATCAAATTTTTAGGAAATAGATCGCAGGAAGAAGTGCTGAGCTTGATGAAGGCGAGCGCATTTTTTGTCCTTGCTTCTCGAGCTGAAGGAATGCCGTTGGTTGTGGCAGAAGCCATGGCTTGCGGTACCGCGGTCGTTGCGACGGAAGTCGACGGAATTCCAGATATGGTGCAGCAGGGTTCCACCGGGCTGTTAGTACCATCCGAAGACCCTCAGGCGCTTGCAAGGGCGATGGTTGACCTCGCCACTCAACCATCCCATCGGCAGGAACTTGCGGCGAGGGGGAAGGACTGGGCGTTGAAGCAATACAATTGGACGGTCATTGCCCAGCGGTACCTCGAGCATTTGAGGGCTTAG
- a CDS encoding carbamoyltransferase: MNILGISAFYHDSAACLVRKGEIIAAGQEERFTRKKHDPGFPHKAIEYCLREGGIRLEDVKYLVFYDKPLVKFERLLETYLAFAPRGMQSFVAAMPVWLKEKLLLKSLLQKEFLSHAPGLTKAQLPEILFSEHHESHAASAFFPSPYEKAVVLCMDGVGEWATTSAWLGEGNTLTPLWEIPFPHSIGLLYSAFTYYTGFKVNSGEYKVMGLAPYGEPKYVKAIYEHLLDLKPDGTFRLNMEYFNYCTGLTMTGNRFDEVFGGPPRKPESKLTQREMDLARSVQEVTEEVMLRLSRTLQRETGVDHLCMAGGVALNCVGNGRVLREGPFKGIWIQPAAGDAGGALGAALTTWYQYEQQPRQVTSGRDSIKGSYLGPSHTNEEIESYLTSINAPYVRLSDADLFNSVAGELAAGKVVGWLQGRMEFGPRALGGRSILGDARNTQMQSVMNLKIKYRESFRPFAPSVLRERVSDYFQLSDDSPYMLIVAPVVEKRRLPMSSGQKGLWGIELLNVPRSDIPAVTHLDYSARVQTVHQETNPRYHALLKAFEAKTGCAVLVNTSFNVRGEPIVSTPEDAYRCFMRTEMDVLVLENCVIQKSEQTPLDGDSDWKKEFELD; encoded by the coding sequence ATGAACATTCTGGGTATCTCCGCTTTTTACCATGACAGTGCTGCTTGTCTCGTACGCAAGGGTGAAATCATCGCGGCCGGGCAGGAGGAGCGCTTCACGAGGAAAAAGCATGACCCAGGATTTCCCCACAAGGCCATTGAGTACTGTTTGCGGGAGGGCGGCATTCGTCTGGAGGATGTCAAATATCTGGTTTTCTATGATAAGCCGCTCGTGAAGTTTGAGCGTCTCTTGGAGACGTACCTGGCATTTGCACCACGCGGAATGCAGTCATTCGTCGCTGCGATGCCGGTTTGGCTTAAAGAAAAGCTGTTGCTGAAGAGTTTGTTGCAAAAGGAGTTCCTCTCACACGCACCTGGCCTGACGAAGGCGCAGTTGCCGGAAATATTGTTTTCGGAACATCACGAATCTCACGCGGCTTCCGCCTTCTTCCCCTCACCGTACGAGAAGGCTGTTGTACTGTGTATGGATGGAGTCGGGGAGTGGGCGACAACCTCTGCCTGGCTTGGAGAGGGCAATACGTTAACTCCCCTTTGGGAGATTCCCTTCCCTCACTCTATCGGTCTCTTGTATTCAGCATTCACATACTATACCGGGTTTAAGGTGAACTCGGGCGAGTACAAGGTGATGGGACTTGCCCCTTATGGCGAGCCCAAATATGTGAAAGCCATCTATGAACATCTTCTCGACCTTAAGCCGGATGGTACTTTCCGCCTCAACATGGAGTATTTTAATTACTGCACCGGGCTGACGATGACGGGGAACCGGTTTGACGAGGTCTTCGGCGGGCCGCCGAGAAAACCAGAATCCAAGCTGACTCAGAGAGAAATGGATCTTGCTCGTTCTGTTCAGGAGGTCACGGAGGAAGTCATGCTCCGTCTCTCGCGAACACTGCAACGAGAAACAGGGGTTGACCACCTGTGTATGGCTGGGGGCGTTGCGTTGAATTGTGTGGGCAATGGTCGAGTTTTGAGGGAAGGGCCATTCAAGGGGATTTGGATCCAACCTGCTGCGGGTGATGCGGGAGGCGCGCTTGGGGCAGCCCTGACTACCTGGTATCAATATGAACAGCAGCCGCGTCAAGTGACATCAGGAAGAGATTCTATTAAGGGGTCGTATCTCGGTCCCTCGCACACGAATGAAGAAATAGAATCGTACCTCACATCGATCAATGCTCCGTACGTCCGGCTCAGTGATGCGGACTTGTTTAATTCTGTGGCGGGGGAACTGGCGGCGGGAAAGGTTGTTGGGTGGCTGCAAGGCCGAATGGAATTTGGGCCGCGCGCGTTGGGAGGGAGAAGCATTCTCGGGGATGCGCGGAATACTCAGATGCAGTCGGTCATGAACTTGAAGATTAAGTATCGTGAATCGTTTCGGCCATTCGCTCCCTCGGTCCTACGGGAGCGGGTATCCGACTACTTCCAACTCAGTGACGATAGCCCATATATGTTGATCGTCGCTCCGGTCGTCGAAAAGCGACGACTCCCGATGAGTTCTGGCCAGAAAGGGCTCTGGGGAATCGAGTTGCTAAATGTGCCGAGGTCGGATATTCCTGCTGTAACCCATCTGGACTATTCCGCCCGTGTGCAGACTGTTCACCAGGAGACGAATCCCCGATACCATGCGCTTCTCAAGGCATTCGAAGCGAAAACGGGATGCGCGGTACTGGTCAATACATCCTTCAACGTCCGGGGCGAACCGATTGTTTCGACGCCTGAGGATGCCTACCGTTGTTTCATGAGAACGGAAATGGACGTGCTCGTGCTTGAGAACTGTGTGATTCAAAAGTCCGAACAAACCCCGTTGGACGGCGATTCGGACTGGAAGAAGGAGTTCGAGTTAGATTAG
- a CDS encoding glycosyltransferase family 2 protein: MSSSESSKQASKRPLVSVVIPTYKRASLLKKAIASVLVQEMAGEMFEMEIIVVDDCSPDETPQVVASFPGVRYMRMEKNSGASGARNAGIKRAKGKYIALLDDDDEFLTHKLMVQVPILEAHTEIGVVYGQSVVTGSDVPLLLWPEAGPSGQVFEEFITRTDDFLHPPTWLVRRELFEAAGFFDESKAGMEHYDMALRIAALTPWKFLAGGPVARGRFSKKGLWYSTIADGTNEVQLPQIVEAALARLPLTEDTERIKRKARAAVCASIAGQRWFIGGGLNPTREYLLTSIERDPGLLNEPSVRTWIKRITTTLAGNAGEPIGAVKEFWRQIIRAIGGRSVGPRFRARALLGTMLTDAALYLRTGSPRRAWLVGIGAVLHDPQSWIRPWRIIRVFRDLKVVRDSPVPQTEGAVSSN, from the coding sequence ATGTCGAGCAGTGAAAGTTCTAAACAGGCCAGTAAACGACCTCTTGTCAGCGTGGTGATACCCACCTATAAACGAGCCTCGTTGCTGAAGAAGGCGATAGCATCCGTTTTGGTTCAGGAAATGGCTGGCGAGATGTTCGAGATGGAGATTATCGTCGTCGATGACTGTTCGCCGGACGAGACTCCACAGGTCGTTGCCTCGTTTCCCGGTGTGCGCTACATGAGAATGGAAAAAAACAGCGGTGCATCCGGTGCACGGAACGCGGGAATCAAGCGTGCCAAAGGAAAGTACATTGCGTTGTTGGACGATGACGATGAGTTTTTGACTCACAAGTTGATGGTGCAGGTTCCCATACTTGAAGCACATACCGAAATTGGGGTGGTCTACGGGCAAAGCGTCGTGACCGGATCAGATGTGCCTCTATTGCTGTGGCCTGAAGCCGGCCCATCCGGGCAAGTATTTGAAGAGTTTATTACACGAACCGACGACTTTCTCCATCCGCCTACATGGTTGGTTCGCCGGGAATTGTTCGAGGCCGCAGGATTTTTTGATGAGTCGAAGGCTGGCATGGAGCACTACGATATGGCGCTACGAATCGCCGCATTGACTCCATGGAAATTTTTAGCCGGAGGTCCAGTCGCCCGGGGCCGATTTTCAAAGAAAGGTTTGTGGTACAGCACGATCGCGGATGGTACCAATGAGGTGCAGTTGCCTCAGATTGTTGAGGCGGCATTGGCGAGGTTACCACTAACCGAGGATACTGAGCGGATCAAGCGAAAGGCCAGGGCGGCGGTCTGCGCCAGCATTGCAGGTCAGCGGTGGTTTATTGGTGGAGGCCTCAATCCAACTCGAGAATACCTGTTGACTTCTATTGAACGTGATCCCGGGTTGCTGAATGAACCTTCCGTGAGGACCTGGATCAAGCGTATCACGACGACCTTGGCCGGGAATGCGGGTGAACCCATCGGGGCAGTGAAGGAATTCTGGCGGCAGATTATACGGGCGATAGGGGGGCGATCTGTGGGGCCTCGCTTCAGAGCACGGGCGTTACTTGGCACCATGTTGACTGATGCGGCGCTGTATCTGAGAACCGGATCCCCTCGGAGAGCCTGGCTGGTTGGAATTGGAGCCGTGCTTCATGACCCGCAGTCTTGGATCAGACCCTGGCGTATTATTCGAGTATTCCGTGATCTGAAAGTCGTGCGGGATTCCCCGGTGCCACAGACTGAGGGCGCTGTTTCGTCCAACTAG
- a CDS encoding glycosyltransferase produces MHGSAIMPRVSVIIPTFNCERYLEQTVQSVLAQTYADYEVIVVDDGSTDGTHSLMAQYGRVVRYFRQANQGASAARNLAMHQAKGEFIAYLDADDLWMPDKLAMQVAYMDAHPRCGLLHTEVSVIDEQNRVLHARFNQETGRAVPEGACIRDLLIRSHIQTLTVMERRRVFDAAGEFDRRLPVAQDYLHWISVALLGWEIGYIPEPLGQYRWRQGSLMGNSKRLLEDIAMINHILLVERDIDHRFGRDLGDFLRDQLFNTQRQIAYLERREGKVESARKRLRGLLSQHPWQWRLYLDFLKTYLHQPSTGSVSTAA; encoded by the coding sequence ATGCATGGCAGCGCTATCATGCCCCGAGTTTCTGTCATCATTCCCACCTTCAACTGTGAGCGGTACCTTGAGCAAACTGTTCAGTCGGTGCTTGCCCAGACATATGCAGACTATGAGGTGATCGTCGTTGATGACGGATCAACGGACGGAACCCACTCCCTCATGGCTCAGTATGGTCGGGTCGTCCGCTATTTTCGGCAGGCAAACCAAGGAGCCTCTGCAGCGCGAAACCTGGCTATGCATCAGGCGAAAGGGGAGTTCATTGCCTATCTGGACGCGGACGATCTGTGGATGCCAGACAAGTTGGCAATGCAGGTTGCCTATATGGATGCACATCCACGCTGTGGACTCCTCCATACGGAAGTTTCGGTCATTGATGAGCAGAATCGAGTTTTGCATGCCCGCTTCAATCAGGAGACCGGCCGTGCCGTCCCGGAAGGAGCCTGTATCCGCGATCTGCTTATACGCTCGCATATCCAAACTCTCACAGTTATGGAGCGACGAAGAGTTTTTGACGCCGCCGGGGAGTTTGATCGACGTCTGCCCGTTGCGCAGGATTATTTGCACTGGATTAGCGTAGCCCTTCTAGGATGGGAGATTGGGTACATCCCAGAGCCATTGGGACAATACCGTTGGCGGCAGGGTAGTCTTATGGGGAACTCGAAGCGATTGTTGGAAGACATAGCCATGATCAACCATATCCTACTGGTTGAACGCGATATTGATCATCGGTTTGGAAGAGACTTGGGTGATTTTCTTCGGGATCAATTGTTCAATACACAGCGACAAATTGCCTATTTGGAGCGACGTGAAGGTAAAGTGGAGTCGGCGAGAAAACGTCTTCGCGGTCTCTTGTCACAGCACCCATGGCAATGGCGATTGTACCTCGATTTTCTCAAGACCTATCTGCATCAACCCAGCACGGGCTCAGTGTCTACGGCCGCTTAG
- a CDS encoding glycosyltransferase yields the protein MSIIVPCYNSADTLGETLESLWEQAWPGEWEVIVADNGSTDSTKQVLETYVNRMSGLRMIDASGRRGPSYARNCGVKAALGEVVLFCDADDVPADGWAAAMAEALLTNDFVACRLDTELLNPAPVRASRGNTQAWGLQRFAFLPFGHAGAGTLGIKRFLHEAVGGFDESLPICEDVDYCMKVQQRGVGLQFVSSAVIHYRLRTTPQHVYRQASQYAKYEVYLYTKYAQAGSMSEMWRWRKYFQAWWLLLGRAPELLRSSTGKTLLLWRLGRLMGSLKGSIRFGGPPVMVE from the coding sequence TTGAGCATCATCGTCCCTTGCTACAATTCTGCTGATACGCTGGGAGAGACCCTTGAGTCGCTATGGGAACAAGCGTGGCCGGGTGAATGGGAAGTGATTGTCGCCGACAACGGCTCGACGGATTCGACAAAGCAGGTGCTTGAGACCTATGTCAACAGAATGTCCGGTCTCAGAATGATCGATGCTTCCGGTAGACGCGGCCCTTCTTACGCACGTAACTGCGGTGTGAAGGCAGCTCTCGGAGAGGTTGTTCTGTTCTGTGATGCCGACGACGTTCCGGCGGATGGATGGGCCGCCGCTATGGCCGAGGCTTTGCTAACAAATGACTTCGTTGCATGCAGGCTTGATACGGAATTGCTGAACCCAGCACCCGTGCGCGCGAGCCGAGGGAATACGCAAGCCTGGGGCCTCCAGCGATTTGCTTTCTTGCCATTCGGGCATGCGGGGGCTGGTACCTTAGGTATCAAACGGTTCCTTCACGAAGCGGTCGGTGGGTTCGATGAATCGCTGCCCATCTGCGAGGATGTCGATTACTGCATGAAGGTGCAGCAGCGTGGAGTGGGACTGCAATTCGTTTCATCGGCCGTCATTCACTACCGATTACGGACGACTCCTCAGCACGTCTACCGCCAAGCGTCGCAGTATGCGAAATACGAGGTGTATCTGTACACCAAGTATGCTCAGGCCGGATCCATGAGTGAAATGTGGCGTTGGCGCAAGTACTTTCAGGCCTGGTGGTTGCTCTTGGGGCGAGCGCCGGAGTTGCTGCGTTCCTCGACCGGAAAGACACTTCTGTTGTGGCGACTTGGCCGCTTAATGGGTTCGTTGAAGGGAAGTATCCGATTTGGCGGTCCTCCTGTGATGGTCGAGTAA
- a CDS encoding SGNH/GDSL hydrolase family protein, giving the protein MRKRALLTGVAAGATVVLTLLVCLVGEAALRMVHLLRDGIPFFESAAGGRVGPITLDPDWGWRATDSYEEQLVEKTSQGHPYIVRRSQKQFGFRQFGNVESAKPKLLVIGDSFTQATAVSDERTYHAILAKALGVEVFAYGAGGYGTLQEWLVLDRYLDLIQPDALLWQYCVNDFINNDNELERLSTINNNGWTRPYWQNGKIEMLSPKESAVRIREWANRNSRLAYFILSRVDRLRARASKDTVEMEIEKVGQSHPGFRRSVETTDRLMGLVRQRVGKRPVMAFSCLRFEPYSQAFGDISRHHDIEYWDDVGAVVQRAEADGEDVLASDNHWSERGHALVAESLLRHIRARGGLIASY; this is encoded by the coding sequence GTGCGCAAACGGGCTTTGCTGACGGGGGTGGCTGCAGGGGCAACGGTTGTCTTGACTTTGCTTGTCTGCCTTGTCGGTGAGGCTGCTTTACGTATGGTGCATCTACTGAGGGACGGTATTCCGTTTTTTGAAAGTGCGGCCGGTGGCCGCGTTGGGCCGATCACCCTTGATCCCGATTGGGGTTGGCGGGCGACAGATTCCTACGAGGAACAGCTAGTTGAGAAGACGAGTCAGGGGCATCCGTATATCGTCAGACGCTCACAGAAACAATTTGGCTTTCGCCAATTTGGGAATGTGGAATCGGCCAAACCCAAGCTGCTGGTGATCGGTGATTCTTTTACCCAGGCCACGGCAGTATCGGATGAGCGAACCTACCATGCTATTTTGGCGAAGGCATTGGGGGTGGAAGTGTTTGCGTACGGAGCTGGCGGATATGGCACCTTGCAAGAGTGGCTTGTGTTGGATCGCTACCTGGATCTCATCCAACCTGACGCGCTGTTGTGGCAATATTGCGTCAATGATTTCATCAATAACGACAACGAACTCGAGCGGCTGAGTACGATCAATAACAATGGCTGGACGCGCCCTTATTGGCAGAATGGAAAAATCGAGATGTTGTCGCCGAAGGAGTCGGCAGTGCGAATAAGGGAATGGGCCAATCGTAACAGTCGCCTGGCCTATTTCATCCTGAGTCGTGTGGATCGTCTGCGGGCTCGGGCTAGCAAAGACACCGTTGAGATGGAGATTGAGAAGGTTGGGCAATCTCATCCTGGTTTTCGTCGATCAGTGGAAACGACCGACCGCCTGATGGGGTTGGTGCGTCAGCGTGTGGGGAAACGTCCCGTCATGGCGTTCAGTTGCCTCCGCTTTGAGCCATACAGCCAGGCATTTGGAGATATCTCCCGACATCATGACATCGAGTACTGGGATGATGTGGGTGCGGTGGTTCAGCGCGCGGAGGCGGACGGGGAGGATGTGCTCGCTTCGGACAATCATTGGAGCGAGCGCGGTCACGCATTGGTGGCGGAGTCGCTGTTGAGGCACATTCGTGCGCGTGGCGGGCTAATTGCCTCGTATTGA
- a CDS encoding SDR family oxidoreductase — MRILITGGAGFLGSHLSDLLIGQGHEVIALDNLITGRAENIAHLIGNSKFSFVKYNVCDYLHVDGHLDAVMHFASPASPQDYLEMPIATLKVGALGTHKALGLAKAKGARFLLASTSEVYGDPLLNPQPETYWGNVNPIGARGVYDEAKRFAEAMTMAYHRYHGVDTRIVRIFNTYGPRMRPKDGRVVSNFIVQALQGKPLTVFGDGSQTRSFCYVDDLVRGIVALLMAKSDKSPAERTDRAKFLTQKADSTLDSIHDPVNIGNPRELTVREIAKIILKLTGSKSIIEERPLPADDPKVRRPDITRAKALLGWEPRVELEDGIRKTTEYFRQVVSQ, encoded by the coding sequence ATGCGAATTTTAATCACCGGTGGTGCCGGATTTCTCGGGAGTCATTTGTCGGACTTGTTGATCGGACAGGGACATGAGGTTATCGCTTTAGATAATCTGATCACAGGTCGGGCCGAAAATATCGCGCATCTCATCGGAAACTCCAAGTTCAGCTTTGTAAAGTACAATGTTTGTGATTACCTCCACGTGGACGGGCACTTGGATGCCGTGATGCATTTTGCCTCGCCGGCCAGCCCCCAAGACTATTTGGAGATGCCGATCGCGACGCTGAAGGTAGGAGCGTTGGGCACCCATAAGGCGCTTGGGTTAGCCAAAGCCAAGGGCGCTCGGTTTCTCCTTGCGAGTACGTCCGAGGTATATGGTGACCCCCTGTTGAATCCGCAACCTGAAACCTACTGGGGCAATGTGAATCCGATTGGTGCTCGAGGCGTCTATGATGAAGCCAAGCGCTTTGCCGAAGCCATGACGATGGCCTACCACCGGTACCACGGTGTCGATACGCGGATCGTGAGAATTTTCAATACCTACGGCCCACGTATGCGGCCCAAAGACGGTCGTGTGGTGTCAAACTTTATTGTCCAGGCATTGCAAGGGAAGCCATTGACGGTATTTGGGGATGGCTCACAGACGAGAAGCTTTTGCTATGTGGACGACTTGGTTCGTGGTATCGTGGCCTTATTGATGGCCAAGTCTGACAAATCTCCTGCCGAGCGGACGGACCGGGCAAAATTCCTGACTCAGAAGGCTGATTCCACCTTAGATAGTATTCATGACCCTGTGAACATCGGAAATCCTCGAGAGCTGACCGTTCGTGAGATCGCGAAGATAATTCTGAAGCTGACTGGCTCCAAGAGTATCATCGAGGAACGTCCTCTTCCCGCAGACGACCCCAAAGTTCGCCGGCCTGACATTACGCGCGCAAAGGCGCTGCTTGGATGGGAGCCTCGTGTCGAGCTAGAGGACGGCATCCGAAAGACTACAGAGTATTTCCGGCAAGTTGTATCGCAGTAG
- a CDS encoding NAD-dependent epimerase/dehydratase family protein, with protein MGNMLVTGSSGLIGSEVCSYFHGQGWFIHGVDNNNRATFFGPSGDTRWNQQRLAAQLKNFRHHELDIRNRPGVMALIGELKPEVIVHTAAQPSHDLAAKIPFDDFDTNAVGTLNLLEATRMHAPTTVFAHMSTNKVYGDAPNELPLAEQATRWDYAAPGDFDGITEQMRIDQSKHSLFGASKVAADVMVQEYGRYFGLKTCCLRGGCLTGPNHSGVELHGFLSYLVKCNLEGKKYNIYGYKGKQVRDNIHSYDVARFIHAFIESPRCGEVYNLGGGRGNSCSILEAFSMIESISGKKMQYEYVDKNREGDHICYISNLNKMISHYPSWGISKSLRTIFEEIYQSWVKRTAGAA; from the coding sequence ATGGGGAACATGCTGGTGACGGGTTCGTCCGGGCTCATCGGCTCGGAGGTCTGTAGCTATTTCCATGGGCAAGGGTGGTTTATTCATGGGGTCGACAATAACAATCGCGCGACCTTTTTTGGGCCCAGCGGTGATACTCGTTGGAATCAACAGCGTCTGGCTGCGCAATTGAAAAACTTCCGCCACCACGAACTCGATATCCGCAATCGGCCTGGTGTGATGGCGTTGATCGGTGAATTGAAACCGGAAGTGATCGTCCATACGGCCGCACAACCGTCCCACGATTTGGCTGCTAAGATACCGTTCGACGACTTTGATACGAATGCGGTCGGGACGTTGAATTTGCTCGAGGCGACACGAATGCATGCTCCAACTACCGTGTTCGCACACATGTCTACGAACAAAGTGTATGGGGACGCTCCGAATGAACTGCCTCTGGCCGAGCAGGCCACCCGGTGGGACTACGCCGCACCAGGCGACTTCGACGGCATCACTGAACAAATGCGAATCGACCAGTCAAAGCACTCTCTCTTTGGCGCGTCAAAGGTTGCGGCTGATGTGATGGTTCAAGAGTATGGACGGTATTTCGGATTGAAGACCTGTTGCCTCCGCGGTGGTTGTCTGACCGGCCCCAATCATTCCGGTGTGGAGTTGCATGGTTTCTTGAGCTATCTCGTGAAGTGCAATCTTGAGGGCAAGAAGTACAATATTTACGGATATAAGGGAAAGCAGGTAAGGGATAACATTCACTCCTATGACGTAGCGCGATTCATCCATGCGTTCATTGAATCTCCACGTTGCGGCGAGGTTTACAATCTCGGTGGTGGGAGGGGAAACAGCTGTTCGATCCTTGAGGCGTTTTCAATGATCGAGAGTATTTCAGGCAAGAAAATGCAATATGAGTACGTCGACAAGAATCGTGAGGGGGACCATATTTGTTACATCAGCAATCTGAATAAAATGATATCTCACTATCCAAGCTGGGGTATTTCCAAGAGCCTAAGAACTATTTTTGAGGAAATTTACCAGTCCTGGGTCAAACGGACTGCCGGAGCCGCATGA